One window from the genome of Chroococcidiopsis sp. TS-821 encodes:
- the eboC gene encoding UbiA-like protein EboC (EboC, a homolog the polyprenyltransferase UbiA, belongs to system of proteins involved in the trafficking of precursor metabolites to an extracytoplasmic compartment so that the biosynthesis of certain natural products, such as scytonemin, can be completed.), producing MLQAAKSQKIWAYLQLMRPANIITAWADILVGFAASGSVLSSQVNMPLICLLLATSGLYGGGVVFNDVFDAELDARERPERPIPSGRITKQNAIALGTFLLIIGIIAAAQVSLTSLVIAVTVAIAALVYDAFSKHYVVFGPINMGVCRGGNLLLGVSAVPAVVEHLWFLALIPIAYIAAITAISQGEVRGGNHQTGIAALLLIAGVISGVLTLELLPEYQTLATLPFVALFAWRVIPAFVQAWREATPENIRTAVKAGVLSLIVLDAAIAAGFAGLLYGLLVLGLLPISLSLARIFAVT from the coding sequence ATGTTGCAAGCAGCGAAAAGCCAAAAGATTTGGGCTTATTTGCAACTCATGCGCCCTGCGAATATTATCACGGCTTGGGCAGATATTTTAGTCGGGTTTGCAGCATCTGGTTCAGTACTATCGTCACAAGTCAATATGCCATTGATCTGTCTGTTACTCGCAACGAGTGGTTTGTATGGTGGTGGCGTTGTTTTTAATGATGTCTTTGATGCGGAGTTAGACGCGCGCGAACGCCCAGAGCGACCGATACCTAGTGGTAGGATTACTAAACAAAATGCGATCGCGTTAGGCACTTTTCTCTTGATTATTGGTATTATTGCAGCTGCCCAAGTTTCGCTAACAAGCCTTGTCATTGCTGTGACAGTTGCTATTGCCGCGCTTGTTTACGATGCATTTAGCAAACATTATGTCGTTTTTGGTCCCATTAATATGGGAGTCTGTCGCGGCGGTAATCTGCTACTCGGTGTGAGTGCAGTACCGGCGGTAGTAGAACACCTGTGGTTTTTAGCATTAATTCCGATTGCTTATATTGCTGCGATTACCGCGATTAGCCAAGGTGAAGTTCGCGGGGGAAATCACCAAACTGGAATTGCAGCATTGCTACTGATTGCAGGAGTTATCAGTGGAGTTTTAACGCTAGAACTATTGCCAGAATATCAAACACTTGCCACTTTACCGTTTGTTGCATTATTTGCTTGGCGTGTTATTCCCGCTTTTGTGCAAGCCTGGCGCGAAGCAACTCCGGAAAATATTCGTACCGCAGTTAAAGCAGGTGTGTTGTCGCTGATCGTTTTAGACGCCGCGATCGCCGCAGGTTTTGCAGGTTTACTCTACGGCTTGCTAGTTTTAGGTTTACTGCCTATTTCACTAAGCTTAGCTCGAATTTTTGCTGTTACTTAA
- a CDS encoding 3-dehydroquinate synthase: MTIGIKGASNVRSLKQCVPVTFNYDVHFTKGLFELDNPLFAQVLTAENSPKKVLAVIDAGLLHHHPALLDKLATYAEFYRDALILVKPPAIVPGGEAAKNDPQLVAHLHQIIDRAGLCRHSYVVAIGGGAVLDMAGYAAATAHRGIRLIRVPTTVLAQNDSGVGVKNGINAFGKKNFLGTFAPPFAVLNDFDFLTTLDDRDWRSGIAEAVKVALIKDSDFFDFITTHTKKIARRDLQVMQQLIYRCAQLHLEHIATSGDPFEKGSSRPLDFGHWVAHKLEHLTNYNLRHGEAVAIGIALDSTYSYLIGLLTKSDWQQILETLQALGFSLYVPELAAQLHQLEHPNCIFRGLQEFQEHLGGELTLMLLEKIGKGVEVHRVDLLMYERAIALLQRYNKLGE; encoded by the coding sequence ATGACAATTGGGATAAAAGGTGCATCTAACGTGCGTTCGCTCAAGCAATGCGTGCCTGTGACATTTAATTACGACGTTCATTTTACAAAAGGGCTGTTCGAGTTAGATAATCCTCTTTTCGCACAAGTTCTTACTGCTGAGAATAGTCCAAAAAAAGTGTTAGCAGTCATTGACGCAGGTTTATTGCATCATCACCCTGCACTACTCGATAAATTAGCTACCTATGCTGAGTTTTATCGCGATGCATTAATACTTGTTAAGCCGCCAGCGATCGTCCCTGGTGGCGAAGCAGCCAAGAACGATCCTCAATTAGTCGCACACCTTCACCAAATCATCGATCGTGCTGGATTGTGTCGCCATTCGTATGTCGTCGCCATCGGTGGCGGTGCAGTATTAGATATGGCAGGATATGCCGCAGCCACTGCACATCGAGGAATTCGTTTGATTCGCGTTCCCACAACAGTATTGGCGCAAAATGATTCGGGCGTCGGTGTCAAAAATGGCATCAATGCCTTTGGCAAGAAAAATTTCTTGGGAACTTTTGCCCCACCATTCGCAGTATTGAACGATTTTGATTTTCTCACAACGCTGGATGACCGCGACTGGCGTTCTGGAATTGCTGAAGCTGTGAAAGTTGCACTAATTAAAGATTCAGATTTTTTCGATTTCATTACAACTCATACAAAGAAGATTGCACGACGCGATCTGCAGGTAATGCAACAGTTAATTTATCGCTGCGCTCAATTGCACTTAGAGCATATTGCCACGAGCGGCGATCCGTTTGAGAAAGGTTCCTCACGCCCTTTAGATTTTGGACATTGGGTAGCTCACAAACTCGAACATCTGACAAATTACAACCTACGTCATGGCGAAGCTGTTGCGATTGGAATTGCGTTGGATAGCACCTATTCTTATTTAATTGGATTACTTACTAAGTCAGATTGGCAGCAGATTTTAGAGACACTCCAAGCATTAGGGTTTAGTTTATACGTTCCAGAATTAGCTGCACAATTGCATCAACTCGAACATCCTAATTGTATTTTCCGAGGATTGCAGGAGTTTCAAGAACACTTAGGGGGAGAATTAACGCTGATGCTGCTAGAAAAAATCGGTAAAGGCGTTGAAGTGCATCGCGTTGATTTATTGATGTATGAACGCGCGATCGCGCTATTGCAACGTTACAACAAGCTTGGCGAATAA
- the eboE gene encoding metabolite traffic protein EboE, whose amino-acid sequence MQLKNIHLTYCTNVHPGESWQDVFANLEQYIPELKARLAPDKPFGIGLRLAALAARELLESDRLAQFQTWLQQNNLYVFTLNGFPYGGFHHQVVKDKVYAPDWRSRDRLDYTLNLTQILATLLPAGIDGGISTLPLSYKPWFVQASTDDAFKNATRNLATVAAEMSRIREQTGKLLHLDLEPEPDGLIENTAEVINFFDSWLLPIGGSYLTENLGISQTSAEALLREHIRVCYDTCHFAVEYEKPQSVFTRLQTAGISIGKIQLSAAIRVFLPEEITQRQVIADKLSSFAESTYLHQVIARSRNGALHHYPDLSTALPYLAQSTAQEWRTHFHVPIFIQDYQTLQSTQDDIVDVLNLIEKQPCQHLEIETYTWDVLPPAMKLDLLASIQREYEWVLQKLATSITA is encoded by the coding sequence ATGCAACTGAAAAATATTCACCTGACGTATTGCACAAATGTTCATCCTGGGGAATCTTGGCAGGATGTGTTTGCGAATTTAGAGCAGTATATTCCTGAACTTAAAGCTAGGCTAGCACCGGACAAACCTTTTGGGATTGGTTTGCGCTTAGCAGCTTTAGCCGCCAGGGAATTGCTAGAAAGCGATCGCCTTGCTCAATTTCAAACGTGGTTGCAGCAAAATAACTTATATGTCTTTACCTTAAATGGTTTTCCTTACGGAGGATTTCATCACCAAGTCGTCAAAGATAAAGTCTATGCACCCGATTGGCGATCGCGCGATCGTCTCGATTACACATTAAATTTGACTCAGATTCTCGCAACGTTATTACCTGCAGGTATCGATGGCGGAATATCTACCCTACCCTTGTCTTACAAACCTTGGTTTGTACAAGCTAGCACAGATGATGCGTTCAAAAATGCAACTCGTAACCTAGCCACCGTCGCCGCAGAAATGAGCCGCATTCGCGAGCAAACGGGAAAATTGCTACATCTCGATTTAGAACCTGAACCGGACGGATTAATCGAAAATACAGCAGAAGTCATTAATTTTTTTGACTCTTGGCTATTACCAATTGGTGGTAGCTATCTTACAGAAAATTTAGGAATCTCTCAAACTAGTGCAGAAGCACTGTTACGCGAACACATCCGCGTTTGCTATGACACTTGTCATTTTGCAGTAGAGTACGAAAAACCTCAATCAGTTTTTACACGTCTACAAACCGCAGGAATTTCTATTGGTAAAATTCAACTGAGTGCCGCAATTCGAGTTTTTTTACCAGAAGAAATTACCCAACGTCAAGTTATCGCTGATAAACTAAGTTCCTTTGCCGAGTCGACATATCTACACCAAGTTATCGCGCGATCGCGTAATGGTGCATTACACCACTATCCCGATCTAAGCACAGCATTACCCTACCTAGCACAATCAACCGCCCAAGAGTGGCGAACGCATTTTCACGTTCCTATTTTTATTCAAGATTATCAAACGCTGCAATCTACGCAGGATGATATTGTTGATGTTCTTAACCTAATAGAGAAACAACCATGTCAGCATTTAGAAATTGAAACTTACACCTGGGATGTACTACCACCTGCCATGAAACTCGATTTACTCGCCTCAATTCAACGAGAATACGAATGGGTACTGCAAAAGCTAGCGACTTCTATCACTGCTTAA